A portion of the Methanococcus voltae genome contains these proteins:
- a CDS encoding ferritin-like domain-containing protein, which produces MELVNEHKIGVSKDTPMEKEVMANFKGECAEVGMYLAMARQAQREGYPEIAEVLKTMAWEEAEHASKFAEMNEVIKPTLKENIEMMYKGEMMANKEKKAAADLAESHNLEHVHDFFEESSRDEARHAKMLKGILDRYLNE; this is translated from the coding sequence ATGGAATTAGTGAATGAACATAAAATCGGAGTTTCAAAAGACACCCCTATGGAAAAAGAGGTAATGGCTAACTTTAAAGGAGAATGTGCAGAAGTAGGTATGTACTTAGCTATGGCAAGACAAGCTCAGAGAGAAGGTTACCCAGAAATCGCAGAAGTTTTAAAAACAATGGCATGGGAAGAAGCAGAACACGCTTCAAAATTTGCTGAAATGAACGAAGTAATTAAGCCAACATTAAAGGAAAACATCGAAATGATGTACAAAGGCGAAATGATGGCTAACAAAGAGAAAAAAGCTGCAGCAGATTTGGCAGAAAGCCACAATTTAGAGCATGTACATGATTTCTTTGAAGAAAGTTCAAGAGACGAAGCAAGACACGCTAAAATGTTAAAAGGAATACTTGACAGATATTTAAACGAATAA
- a CDS encoding sulfide-dependent adenosine diphosphate thiazole synthase, whose translation MQRLKAEEKIVTKSILKSTFEMWMDMVDVDVVIVGAGPSGLTAGKYLAKSGLKVVILERHLSFGGGTWGGGMGFPNIVVEKPADEILREAGINLKPVNIGDNPEIEADLFTADSVEVPAKLGVAAIDAGAKILTGIVVEDLILKEGKVSGVVIQSYSIEKAGLHVDPITISAKCVIDATGHDASVVHTLARKNKELNIVVPGEKSMWADVGENTLVENTNEIFPNFYTCGMASNAYNAGYRMGAIFGGMYLSGKKVAELIIEKLNNE comes from the coding sequence ATGCAAAGATTGAAGGCTGAAGAGAAAATAGTTACAAAATCCATTTTAAAATCTACATTTGAAATGTGGATGGATATGGTAGATGTCGATGTTGTAATCGTAGGGGCTGGACCAAGTGGTTTAACAGCAGGTAAATACTTAGCAAAATCTGGATTAAAAGTTGTTATATTAGAAAGACACTTATCATTCGGTGGCGGAACATGGGGCGGAGGAATGGGCTTCCCTAACATCGTAGTTGAGAAACCAGCCGACGAAATCTTAAGAGAAGCAGGAATTAACTTAAAACCTGTAAATATTGGTGATAATCCGGAAATCGAAGCAGATTTATTCACTGCTGATTCCGTGGAAGTCCCTGCAAAATTGGGTGTAGCAGCGATTGACGCAGGAGCTAAGATATTAACAGGTATCGTCGTAGAAGATCTTATTTTAAAAGAAGGTAAGGTTTCAGGTGTAGTTATTCAATCCTATTCAATCGAAAAGGCAGGTTTACACGTTGACCCGATAACAATCAGTGCAAAATGTGTCATTGACGCTACAGGGCACGATGCTTCAGTTGTACACACACTCGCAAGGAAAAACAAAGAGTTAAACATCGTAGTTCCTGGTGAAAAATCAATGTGGGCGGATGTTGGGGAAAATACTCTCGTAGAAAACACAAATGAAATATTCCCTAACTTTTACACTTGTGGAATGGCTTCAAACGCTTATAACGCAGGTTACAGAATGGGTGCAATCTTTGGTGGTATGTACCTTTCAGGAAAAAAAGTTGCAGAATTAATCATTGAAAAATTAAACAATGAGTAA